Within Xanthomonas theicola, the genomic segment GGCGACAACGGTGAAATGGCTCATCGCGTGGACCGGCGTCCCGGCCTTGGAATCGGTGCCGGTCCGCTCGGCGGCGCGCTTCAGAACGCGTTGCAGACGTAGATCTGGTAGGGCTGGTTGGCATAGGCGCTGTCGCTGCGGCCGCAGTTGATGGTGACCTGGCCGTCGTTCTGGTCGATCGCCGCGTCGATGCTGACGAAGTTGGACGTGGCGGTGCTGTAGTGGCTGGCGCTGTACGCGTCGAACCA encodes:
- a CDS encoding M35 family metallo-endopeptidase codes for the protein MLRSPDAAAAARDRRVGERGTGLSQNPNTYLNGSSTGARYASWFDAYSASHYSTATSNFVSIDAAIDQNDGQVTINCGRSDSAYANQPYQIYVCNAF